From the Thermovirga lienii DSM 17291 genome, one window contains:
- a CDS encoding CRISPR-associated RAMP protein, Csm5 family (PFAM: RAMP superfamily~TIGRFAM: CRISPR type III-A/MTUBE-associated RAMP protein Csm5~COGs: COG1332 Uncharacterized protein predicted to be involved in DNA repair (RAMP superfamily)~InterPro IPR010173: IPR005537~KEGG: mvu:Metvu_1225 CRISPR-associated RAMP protein, Csm5 family~PFAM: protein of unknown function DUF324~SPTR: Putative uncharacterized protein;~TIGRFAM: CRISPR-associated RAMP protein, Csm5 family) → MSENKLPWKIKKYKARFVALSPIHIGTGEVLPACRYVLPPEGQDQGWCLKESFSAGLLAEGRISIKDYMEKPLSLDMPILKRGVDDGNFLYPISFTKAAREKLKKEVKPFVRDGFGRAYLPGSSIKGMLRTALAFSFLMNEEQARKNLLKQLDQLEPKGLIEKMNNVSPKNIKEIRKKNAARVSLVENLFRPLEKEKTDPKYDILRAVKVSDSEPIDTPLVVAAVNIFTSKGSRIEPLSSDTPPTFCEVVDPGTEICFEITLDEGLLVKLGESNPSKIRIKNHYDLLSALQDHARVMVNIEKSFLEKNGVNDVWDKEYEQGEDADYAIVRLGWGSGWTGSSLFPILSCDDPEKETPKRPLSRKIVISSKGEPRAMLGWGKLYIEEIPE, encoded by the coding sequence ATGAGCGAAAATAAGTTGCCGTGGAAGATAAAAAAATACAAAGCAAGGTTTGTGGCTCTTTCTCCAATACATATAGGAACAGGAGAGGTTCTTCCTGCATGCAGATACGTATTGCCACCGGAGGGTCAAGATCAAGGCTGGTGCCTCAAAGAGTCCTTTTCAGCGGGGCTATTGGCTGAAGGCAGAATTTCGATCAAAGATTACATGGAGAAGCCTCTTTCCCTCGATATGCCCATTTTAAAGAGGGGGGTTGACGATGGGAACTTTCTTTACCCCATATCTTTTACTAAGGCAGCAAGAGAAAAGCTTAAAAAGGAAGTTAAACCTTTCGTAAGAGATGGCTTCGGGAGGGCTTACCTGCCGGGATCATCAATTAAGGGGATGCTGAGAACGGCTTTGGCGTTTTCTTTTTTGATGAATGAGGAACAGGCAAGGAAAAACTTACTTAAACAGCTTGACCAGCTCGAACCAAAAGGGCTTATAGAAAAAATGAATAATGTGAGTCCCAAGAATATAAAGGAAATACGAAAGAAAAATGCTGCTAGAGTTTCTCTTGTGGAGAACCTCTTTCGGCCTCTAGAAAAAGAAAAAACTGATCCCAAGTACGACATATTAAGAGCGGTCAAGGTCAGCGATTCAGAGCCCATAGATACTCCATTGGTTGTAGCAGCGGTGAACATATTTACATCCAAGGGCAGCAGAATAGAGCCTCTATCCAGCGATACTCCGCCGACCTTTTGCGAAGTTGTGGATCCAGGTACGGAGATTTGTTTCGAGATCACTTTAGATGAAGGTCTTTTGGTGAAATTAGGAGAAAGCAATCCTTCCAAAATAAGAATAAAGAACCATTATGATTTGCTTTCGGCGCTGCAGGACCACGCAAGAGTAATGGTTAATATCGAGAAAAGTTTTCTCGAAAAAAACGGTGTGAATGATGTTTGGGATAAAGAATACGAGCAAGGTGAAGATGCAGATTATGCCATAGTAAGGCTGGGCTGGGGCAGCGGTTGGACCGGTTCTTCTCTATTTCCTATTCTCTCGTGTGATGACCCTGAAAAGGAGACACCCAAAAGACCGTTATCGAGAAAGATTGTGATTTCGAGCAAAGGAGAACCTAGAGCGATGCTTGGTTGGGGGAAGCTTTACATTGAGGAGATTCCTGAATAA